The Ranitomeya imitator isolate aRanImi1 chromosome 3, aRanImi1.pri, whole genome shotgun sequence genome has a window encoding:
- the SLITRK1 gene encoding SLIT and NTRK-like protein 1, with protein MLLWILLLEISLCLAAGNVTRDVCKERICSCNEVEGDLHVDCEKKGFTNLQHFSAPTSQFYHLFLHGNSLTRLFPNEFANFYNAVSLHMENNGLHEIVPGSFLGLQLVKRLHINNNKIKSFRRHTFLGLDDLEYLQADFNLLRDIDPGAFRDLNKLEVLILNDNLISTLPNNVFQYVPITHLDLRGNRVKTLPYEGVLEQIPGIAEILLEDNPWDCSCDLLSLKEWLENIPKNALIGRIICEAPTRLQGNDLNETSEQELCPLKNAVDSSLAAPPAQDETCDPGPIPTPFKVTGQDDSATQGSSVSGGTKIPGNWQLKTRPTAVVSEANLNDKPNLTIACPAACSCGRQIIGTGLKVDCSNKNVKSLSDLEPKPPNVQELFLRENKIHTIKKSNFLEYGNLTLLDLGNNNIGMVENNTFQNLTDLRWLYMDKNCIDTLTPDKFTGLQSLEYLNLEFNFIQLILPNTFNPMPSLRILILNNNLLKSLPVDVFAGVSLSKLSLHNNYFMYLPVPGVLDQLTSIIQIDLHGNQWDCSCNNVPFKQWAERLGPEVIVSDLKCYFPEEFWGKDFRFLSNDMMCPLLYAKISPTLNALNKNSTGLAETNTHPNSYLETSRVSISVLVPGLLLVFVTSAFTVVGMLVFILRNRKRSKRRDANSSASEINSLQTVCDSSYWHNGPYNADGTHRVYDCGSHSLSD; from the coding sequence ATGCTGCTTTGGATTCTACTGCTGGAGATATCTCTTTGTTTGGCTGCTGGAAACGTTACAAGAGACGTGTGCAAGGAAAGGATTTGTTCTTGTAACGAGGTAGAAGGCGATCTGCACGTAGACTGCGAAAAGAAGGGATTCACCAACCTCCAGCATTTCTCTGCTCCCACTTCACAGTTCTATCATCTATTTTTGCATGGGAATTCTTTAACGAGGCTTTTCCCTAATGAGTTTGCTAACTTTTACAATGCAGTCAGTCTACACATGGAGAACAATGGCTTGCATGAGATTGTCCCTGGTTCTTTTCTGGGCTTGCAACTGGTAAAACGCCTGCACATTAATAACAACAAGATCAAGTCCTTCAGAAGACACACATTCTTGGGACTGGATGATCTGGAATATCTCCAAGCAGACTTTAACTTGTTAAGAGACATTGACCCAGGAGCATTTAGGGACCTGAACAAGCTAGAGGTTTTAATTTTAAATGACAACCTCATTAGTACATTACCTAATAATGTGTTCCAGTATGTGCCAATCACACATCTGGACCTccgaggaaacagagttaagacctTGCCCTATGAGGGGGTGTTGGAACAGATCCCAGGCATAGCTGAAATCCTTTTGGAGGATAACCCTTGGGACTGCAGTTGTGATCTGTTATCTCTAAAGGAGTGGCTAGAAAATATCCCAAAGAATGCATTGATCGGTAGGATTATTTGTGAAGCTCCCACTAGACTGCAGGGCAATGATTTAAATGAGACATCGGAGCAAGAGTTATGCCCCCTAAAAAATGCAGTTGATTCTAGTCTAGCTGCCCCTCCTGCCCAAGATGAGACCTGTGATCCTGGGCCAATCCCAACCCCATTCAAAGTCACTGGCCAAGATGACTCTGCCACCCAGGGATCCTCAGTAAGTGGAGGAACCAAGATACCAGGGAACTGGCAGCTAAAAACAAGACCTACAGCTGTTGTATCGGAAGCGAATTTGAATGATAAACCAAACCTAACCATTGCATGTCCAGCTGCCTGCAGTTGCGGTAGGCAAATCATTGGCACTGGATTAAAAGTAGACTGCAGTAACAAAAATGTCAAGAGCCTTTCTGATTTGGAACCTAAACCGCCTAATGTGCAAGAATTATTCCTGAGAGAGAATAAAATCCACACCATTAAAAAATCCAACTTTCTGGAATATGGGAATTTAACTTTACTGGATCTAGGAAATAACAACATAGGCATGGTAGAGAATAACACCTTTCAGAATTTAACTGATCTAAGATGGCTGTACATGGATAAAAACTGTATAGACACCCTGACCCCGGATAAATTCACTGGCTTGCAAAGCTTGGAATATCTCAATCTGGAATTTAACTTTATTCAACTGATCCTGCCAAACACATTCAATCCTATGCCCAGCCTCAGGATTCTGATCCTCAACAACAACCTTCTAAAGTCTCTACCTGTGGATGTGTTTGCTGGTGTCAGTCTTTCCAAATTAAGTCTTCACAATAATTACTTTATGTACCTTCCAGTGCCAGGGGTACTGGATCAGCTCACATCTATTATACAGATAGATCTTCATGGCAACCAGTGGGACTGCTCCTGCAATAATGTGCCTTTCAAACAATGGGCAGAACGTCTTGGCCCCGAGGTAATTGTAAGTGATCTCAAATGTTATTTCCCAGAAGAATTCTGGGGAAAAGACTTCAGATTTCTTTCTAATGACATGATGTGTCCTTTGCTGTATGCAAAAATTTCCCCAACTCTCAATGCTCTTAATAAAAATAGTACTGGCCTTGCAGAGACTAATACTCATCCTAATTCCTACCTAGAAACCAGCCGGGTATCTATTTCTGTGCTAGTACCAGGGCTTTTGTTGGTGTTTGTCACCTCTGCCTTCACAGTAGTTGGCATGCTCGTATTTATCCTTAGAAACAGGAAAAGATCGAAGAGAAGGGATGCCAACTCATCTGCTTCAGAAATCAATTCCTTGCAGACAGTATGCGATTCTTCTTACTGGCATAATGGCCCCTACAATGCAGATGGCACTCATAGAGTATATGATTGTGGGTCTCATTCACTGTCAGACTAG